Within the Solibacillus silvestris genome, the region CCGCACCCCCACCTGCCAACTCCTCATCGACAAACCAGCCGCCCGGATTTTGCCCGCGATTGGTAGAGCGTATTGCAACGATCTCACCAAGTTCACCAGCATCAATGGCTGCTTTCAAATCTCGGATCGGTGCGCTGTAGCGGACAGGATAAGCAATGGACAGATGCACACCGTTTTCTTTACAAACTTCTATCATCTCGTTTGCATCGTTAATATTCGTAGCAATCGGTTTCTCACACAAAATATGTTTTTTTGCCTTTGCTGCAGCATTCACCATTTCTTTATGAAACACATTTTCACTACAGATCAGCACAACATCAATATCCTCTGCCAAAAATTCATTCATATGTGCAAAAAACGGTACATCATACTGCTTACTCGCCTGTTTGCCCCGAGTCGTATCGGTATCATAAATAGCGGTTAATTTCGTGCCCGGTATCCGCTCGATTGCCGTTGCATAGCTCGTTGCATGAATGTGCGCAAAGCTCATAATCCCAATGTTCAATGCAGTTCACCTCGTTGCAGGAGCAGCCGTACAGCAGCAAGTTTTTCATCATAGGCATCATTCCATTGAATCGCATACTGAAGAACTGCATCAATATTTTTGAATAGGTTTCGATTGTTGTCACTGTCACTCGTCATTTGTAAACTATCAAACTCTGCAATATGCAGATGACTGCTCCATTCAAATTCAATACGTTCCTGACCCGTCCGATATTCTAAATGGGCCATGATCGATTCACCAAACTCACAAAGAACGATTGTATAATGATTTTCACCGATCTCATTCGAACGCACCGATACATTTCGAACATTTCCAAACCATTCCGATACGGCAAGGATATCCTCCTCAATATACGAGAAGTTATTCGTTGTTCTGCGCAGACGGAGAACGCCTTTTACCATATCATGTGCTTTCAACACTTGATGTAAT harbors:
- a CDS encoding dehydrogenase, producing the protein MNIGIMSFAHIHATSYATAIERIPGTKLTAIYDTDTTRGKQASKQYDVPFFAHMNEFLAEDIDVVLICSENVFHKEMVNAAAKAKKHILCEKPIATNINDANEMIEVCKENGVHLSIAYPVRYSAPIRDLKAAIDAGELGEIVAIRSTNRGQNPGGWFVDEELAGGGAVLDHTVHMVDIMRWYMNSEAIEITAFANNYFTELGTDDAGIMTIVFDNGVIASHDASWSRFPEFPTWGDVMIEVIGTKATRKVDVFNEKLQLYGKGNKSLTHLYSGNDTDFDLIVDFLNSIQQQKEPLISGHDGLKSLEIALAAYESNSRKQAVKL
- a CDS encoding peptide ABC transporter substrate-binding protein; the encoded protein is MKIVLEKDRQLLMHSPLYRFTNENSEEPDTVTILHQPEVDAYKPFSTSEKQGFVYFDLWSYSFAIQLHQVLKAHDMVKGVLRLRRTTNNFSYIEEDILAVSEWFGNVRNVSVRSNEIGENHYTIVLCEFGESIMAHLEYRTGQERIEFEWSSHLHIAEFDSLQMTSDSDNNRNLFKNIDAVLQYAIQWNDAYDEKLAAVRLLLQRGELH